A stretch of DNA from Acanthochromis polyacanthus isolate Apoly-LR-REF ecotype Palm Island chromosome 21, KAUST_Apoly_ChrSc, whole genome shotgun sequence:
TTTTTTCATCCTGAAACAGTCAAAGTGAGCCCACAGCGATTAAAATTGTGGAaggagcaaacaaaaaaaaaacacttggagttcagaggttaaaaagaggaaagaggaaTAGATAAACACCTTGAGCCACtgatttgttgatttatttaccACCAATTAATCTCCCTGCAACTAGTGTGGAATCACCACAGGCTCTCAGCAGAAAACTGCCTGCAGGGGAAATAAAAAGCTGCAAAGTGTCCAGCAGGTGGGAGGCACATTACCGAGAGAATGGTCCCTGGTGGTGTCGGAAGCACTTAATACCCACCCACCACTAATGCCAATCTACTGCTATTGAATCACTAATAAGCACTTAAGGCCTCTGTTGAGTACAACATCCTCTCTGGAGCGCTGATAATCTGTACACCTCGTGTGGCTGCTCTCTGGGGGCCATGGCAACCGGCTCAGCTCAGAGGTGGATCAGACAAAAGGGTGAAGGCTTAAGGCGGGAAATGAGTGCTGCAGAGGCCATAGTTGTGTATTCCACGTACGTGTGTCCGTCTCGGCGTAGTCAAGCATGTAACAAAGGCTGAACTCTGCTCCCAGACTATGTGGAGCTCAGTCAAATGTCAAATGTCAGGCAGGAAGCTTGCTGTTcccccacaaacaaaatgtcttttttctacTACATTTTAGTCGGAGCCTGGAGTGTTTTGCATCACCtcataagtgtgtgtgtgtgtgtgtgtgtgtgtgtgtgtgtcgactACCTGTTGGGTCTTTAAACACAGCCCTGGCGTCAGCATGCGTGTGGATGATGTTCTTCAGAAGCACAGCCATGTTGGGCACTTTGTTCCTCGCCAGCTGTTTCAGTGCAGCCTGAGTGGAAGAAACCGGCACACTGATTAGAATCCTTTTAATTGGTTAATTGATGGATTAACTGACAGCTTAAATTAATTGGCAGCCACTCTGATAATTAATCTTTCATGACgtttcaagcaaaaatgtcacatttgctTAGTCATGCTTGTAAAATGCAATGATGTGAAGCTTCTTTGTGTCAAATATGAGAATAAGCTGAATACActcatcagccacaacattaaaaccaccttaATATCAAATAGGTCCTGCTCATGCTGCCAAAAAAGCTGAGTTATTGCATTTCAAATTATCATTTCTGATTTGCTGGCAATTTCTTTTTAATCATAACCCATGGCTATTGAATTAAAATGCCATCCATACGTTTTTAGATTGTCATATTAAATACTTTCTAGGATCATTTTTGGTTATTGAGAGCTCACACGATGGAATTTTTCATGATGGCTTCATTCTTTTTTCGTATTTCAACTCAGCCAtttattgcagattctgaatcaatgacatgagaaagaaaagtgaaaaattcAGGCTTCCATCTTGAATAGTCCTTGATACTTTTAAACACCAGACAGACATTTTATTCATTCCCATGAGGAAGTTCTCTGAAAAATGCGGCTCTGACAGGCGGAAAATCCTGCCAAAAATAGGCTAAGCTCATTGGTGTCTCTCTACATGGAAGTTTTAGCAAAAGGTGAAAGACTTTTGAAGAGAAAACCAGAGTAACCAAGTaacaaacaaaaccagaagAAGCTCGGCTAACGTACAAAACATCTTCTAACATGCATGTCTTCTGCTTTATAGCTTTACATAAGTTTGTTTGGTTTATTATTTACAGCAATTAATCAACCCAGAATATCAATAACACACCTGGTTGTCTACatgatggaaaagaaaacacgATTTCTCAGGCCAAACCACCTTCTTCCTTTGCTCCATGTTCCACTTCTCAATGTATTTTCTGACACCCTTCTATTGTAGCAGCATGAAGGTTTTCAGCAGTTTCTGCTAAATGAGCTCGTCTGTAGGCCAACCGTCGCTCCCACCACACATCAAAGAGCCTTGGGCGCCCATGATCCTGTTACTAATTCACCAGTCGTCCTTCTTGTACCACTTTTAACAACTACATACCGGcaacaccccacaagagctgctgTTTAGATGTTCTGACTCCATCGTCCAGTCATCACAGTCAAAGTCGCTCAGATCTTTATGCTTGCCCATTTTATCTGCCTCCAACACGTCAACTCTAAGAACGGACTGTTCATTTGATGTCTAATACGTCACACCCACTGACAGGTGCCATTATAATGAGGTCATTAATCTTATTCAGTTCACTTGTCGgtggttttcatgttgtggctgatcgatTGTTGGGTAGAGTGAAGTCTACACTATTAATGCAGCATGTTTTAGACAACAGCCATGGAACCAAAGTGCTTTGAAATACAGAAATACGAGCACAAGAAAGCTTAAATATTGTTGTTCAGACCCTgtattattatataaaatacaaatgcacCAGTTGAAATTAAATATTCAGGTTAAGTCCGACAATAATATACACAGTGTTAAATAACCtcaccaaaaaaataataaaaatataatataaacacaATATTAAGATTCAAATTAGAATTAGAACCAACAATATTGTACATTTAAACAGACTACCAAACCGACTCTTCAAAATTATATgttgaaaacaacataaaacccagtaaaaatcaggaaatattttgacttttctgaatttttttcaggcaaaacAATTTTCAGGAATACTGAATCATAACAGAAGTGTTAGCTTGTGGGTTAAACATTTTACTTTTGCTGGGATCACACATTTCCCAGAAATACTAcaagaaaatatgtaaaataacagctttttaaaagtgtaaatgaatacattttctgtatttcagtCTCACTCTTTATCTGCAGACTGGTTGAAATTACACCtataacattttttacagttgcTGTCTTTGCCATGAAGTTAAGCCAGTAATTAGGACCACAGGGACgcacacagctgcagttttatttgtttaacatTAACTGAGGGGTGTTTAGTCATTCTGACAAATTACTGCTCCCTGTTGTTCTTAAAGGAAACTCAAAACCTGAATCAAGGTTTACCTACTGAATATCTAATCACCTCAGCTTGAAATCctattcctctctctctctctaacagCACAAACAGAGGGGAAGGAAAGCAACGTCAATAAATAAACAGCAGCGAGCAGGATTTACTACTGGGATCATCCTTTCTTTCCACTGCATTAGATGGAACATGTCAGGGCTGTGTGCTAATTTGTTTATTCATGCAAACAAGGATTTTGGAAAGCCGACATTCATGTAAACAGCTTAACCTGAATGAGCTTAGCCAGCGTCCTGCCGGTGACTCGGCGCATATAAATGGAGTCGCCGACgagcaaacacagcagaaaccGACATGTGTAAGTACTCAGGACGACTGCCACTCAAAGCTGCTGCACAGAGGCCGCCTCCGGTAGCTGCACAGCGAGAGCAGAACAACGGCCCGGTCTCCATTAGCGTGATTGATGAATGATCGCACTGTTTATAATCACAAAACACCTCCGGAGCAGCGCCGTCATTTATCCTGATTATATCAATCAATCCAGCAGTGACACCAAGGCTGCGATGATGGAGGATAAGTAACTTTAAAGAAACTGCTTGGCCTAAATATCCCTGCATACCCAACGCTGCTTCAGTCTGAGGGAGTTTTCCTGTGGTTTCtctgaacagcagcagatgTGTGATGATAATGAGAGCATACCTTGCGAAGCACCATGACCACGCTGTAGGAGTGAAGGAAGCATGACGGATTCCTCTCATCCAAACCCATCTCTGCCTTCATCGCTGCCCAGGCGCCGCCGCTGAACTCATCCTCCTCAGCCTGTGAGCTGGAGCccttaaaataaagcaaaactgtttataaaatcacaaaaaagctACTATGCTACTGATACTCCAGATCATTAAGCCCAAGACCTCTCAGAGGGTataaaaggcatgttatctttcaattaaaaaatatcaaaattacactatttattaGAGTCAGACACTAGGAGTCTTTATGCATcatcaaaatttatttattctgaatgtcttattttaaaaaatcgcCATAAATCAACTGTTTACACTCAACAAAtcatataaaaaacaaaaaattctgcgtTCCTCAGTGCTTCCAAGAAGCCACAAGGGATCGAGCTGTGAACAACAGTGACGTGGCAAAAATTCAGACTTTTTAGGTGCAGGCTGCAGATTGAAAACAAGTATGGAGGGAAATAAAACAGACtggagcaataaaataaatgcagcgcGGCTGAAAAACGGTGGCGCAATTTTGCTGCAGGACACATTCAGCAAGGTGAAATATCTTTCCAGAGTTAATGTGCACAGCAGTGTGAAAAACACCTGAcgtaaaaatgtaagtagtaaaatatctgcagcatgtggagctcatttttttccactgttggCAACACCTGTGAGCACTTTAAAGTACATGTCAGACATGTGGAATCCTGgtattttcagcttttataaaagaaataatcaaagaatttcagctttttcttttttacttcttgacaatgttgtgctgtttccatagaggagcaAGACTTTAATGCGGTAAAAAAAAGAACCCACTGTgatgaaaaaaaagatatttttagtCTAGAAATGTACACAATGCCATGTGTTATGTGAAAACAAAGCACTAATCAGCAGACTGACTTTACATATGTTGGCCACTAACAAGCTGGATGTGTAAATAAGCAAACATTTGCCAACAGGTTTCCCGCTTGTCAACATCACAGCTCAGTGTTGTTTCTCACATCTTGTTTCCGCTGCCCCCATGTGGTCAAAACATCTGTTTCCTGATCTCCCACTGtctatttctgtgtcattttagtcattttatctACTTTAGAAGCAACACAAAGGGAAGAAAGCATACTGGAGCATTTGGGAGATCAAAACAGCCTTCAAGTCAAATCACACAAATCTCAGCACGCTGTAATTATTAAGTAGTAAAACACAAAGACTTTTGGAAGGGCTTTTGTTGTGAAGCCCAAACAGTCATGTTGGAAACAGACAAAGTCATGTGAGCAGAAGGCAGGAAAATTAGCAGTTATTGCTCCTCTGTTCCGCTCTGCATACAAAAAAAGAATGACTGTGCCGCATATCTTTTGTTGGAAAgtgatcaaaacatgaacgcTCATCGTTTGCAGCATCTCTGTCCTCTTTTCTGATTCTGTGTTGTAGGAAGGTGGAGTTTATCCCAAAGTGAACCGAGTGAGAAGCAGAGGGGAAAGCTACTGTGTCACAATCTGCTTCCACTGAagataaaaacacttttcttttcagtttttggttTCAAGGAAGATAAATCGTTTAAAACTTTAAAGTAACATTTTCCCAGCAGGTCGTGAAGGTAACACTCAGTGACCAGGAGCAGCTCAGCGGGACTAAACACAGCAGATCACTTGTGACCAGAGGTTAAAATGGGGTTTGTGAAGAATAGGAGCCCTCATTCAGTGAGGTCAGGGCTCATAGACCAAACTACAGACTGTAGAAAAAAGAGACCATTTCTTTGATTGAAAGTTGTTCCAGTGACACCTGTAAGCATTGTGTTCTGTGGGTTTCCCAAAGCAAGCAAGAAATTGTTCCTGGAATGAAATATTACAGCTGAATTTTTGTAACTGCCATCaaactaaaaactaaatttaaaaaaaaaaaagtacagtatGCTGTGTCCAATTAAATCTGTCGAAATGTCTACACTCCATTTGATGTATGCACTTTCTGTATCTTTTGCTCCTTTGAATGATGCAACAATTTAAATTAATCTGATGAATAAAATGTTCCCCTCTATTAAGCTCTGTGAATTTCCAAAAGATATTAATACATGATCTCAAATATACAGCCCTATTTGCAAACACGCTGCCGCCTAATTTCTATTTAACAAGTCTgataaatatttgcatttaacTGACGGTTCAGGAAACGCTGACATTTCCGCCattcattaaaaacactttGCACAGTCCCAACTAAAGCATCCGCAGCAGCCATTAGACTGAGGATAATAACTGTTTTCATTATTCAGGCGCCCGTCTCTTGCCTCATTTAAGTGATTAGATAAGTTCCATTCTTGCAATAATTGCAATGATTGTAAATGTTACAGCATTTAAGCAGCCAAATTGACAAATCCATGCAGTAATCCACCTCATACAACTGAAAAATTTAATGACGTTCTCTGAAGAAAATGACATTTGAGCTTCTGCTGAGAATAAAACTGTAGCTGATGGTGCTGGATTCATCAACAACACAATCGGTTTGTTCCCGATGATTTCACTGTGAATCTGAGCACAACCGCTCCGTTTGCTGTGGTTAGTAAAGCTACGCACAGTCACAATGACATGTCAGAGGGCGTAAATAGTTAATGAAGTTAACGCTGTTGTCAACTGAATAAAGTATAATGTGGATCATGCTGCGGTATTATTACAGCTGTTTGATAACGTCAAAGAAAAGGAGGCAAAGTTGTACAGTCAGAGTAGATTTCAAGGTTTATGTTAGTCTGTGAGATGGTGATTCTGATACTGAAGGAGGTGGAGGATAACGAATATAACCACTGTTTATGtcacagggtttctgcagaaatcaaccagtcaaatttaatgttttttaatgctatactgtaaaaatttgaATGGCATGACCGTGAACTCAGCAAATGACATGGGTTTggttttttgtaaaagatgatttttatataaaaactgTCCTtatatttcactatttctgaattgGGAAACCACTCCTGACTACCCatgggctgcagtcattctctgaaatccacgtTTTCTAGCCATTTTTGCTCGAATTTGCGTTCCCCCATTTCCCagctcctccacctggtccagcctgtcggccacactaaaaacacacagtttttgGCAATTGTACCCAACTGGCCAGTAGCAACTATCGCGATGGTTCAGCATGTTCACGCAGATGCATATATCTGACGAACGGCAGTCTATaactattatatattattatagccaaatattttcttgaaaactgcagcaagaatttttaatgttactgagaatcaaatttaatgatttttaatgccttattttttgcaaaatcaacttaatgactattaatgctttttaatgtcctgcagaaaccctgtcaAGATACAACGACCGAGTGGAATAATTACATTAGAgctaaaagaaatcaaaataacaacaataggCATGTCTGTTTAATAAAATTTCCAGTAATTCACTGTTTTAAATTTCTGCAGAATGAATATTTCCTGTCTGTCTAGGCCTTATATGCTGTTAAACTGAACATTCTAATTTTTGGTCAGCTTTTTGGACATTAAATTATGTAAATTTGGGCACTGAGACATCATTTCTACTATtatctgacattttagtgatgaaACAATCAAATAATCAAGAAAATTACAGACCGACTGACTGATAGACAAATGAATCATCAGTTGAAGATGTGTCAGGGTTTTGGTTAATGCTTTCATGTGATACGTGCTTTATTTACCTGGCTTGGCAGTCGGGCGACAGCCCCGTGAGCAGGGGTCTGAGGAACGGAAACCACGATCTCCTCCAGGTTCTGACCCTGAGGCTGAGAAAGACGATTTCAATCATTAGGTTTGTGCCTTGATGGAAAGACAAATGCATAACTGACAGATTTCTCTGATAATGATTTATTCAATTCTGACAAGCGCAACATCTCAGGTGGGACAACATGCGATTTCGCTGCTCagagggggcagagggagatACTATGAGACCAACCTGCTGTGGTAAAAGTCCTGCAGGACCAGGGAAGCGCCGGGTCCTGGTTCGGTGAGGCTCAGAGCGAGGCCTCTTCTTTGGGAGCTTGTTGGATGCAGATACAAGCTGGACGAGGCGATTGGTTAGAACCGGTGTGTGAAGGGGATGAGGGCTCAGATTGGAGGACGGAGAGGAAGAAGGAGCTGGGGAGATTGTTTCAAAGAGGCTGCGGGTCTGAGGGGAGGGTCTCGGAGTTACTTGTGGATTATGCGGCTGCTGCAGTGTTCTGGAAAAGGTGCTGGGGGAAGGAGAGGTCGCAGGTCGACTGGGGAAAACACCAGGACTGTGCAGAGGACTGGGGCGGGAGTTCACAGCCTGCAAAACAGAAAGTGTCCGAGGAGGAACGTTATGATTAGATAAGCTGGAGGTCTTGCTGAGCCCCCTGAGGGTCCAATCAGATAGTGGCCCTCCACTGGTCAAGGGCCGCAGCGTTTTGGCCGAAGATGAAGGCTTGACTGTGGGAGCAGCAGGTGTAGAGGGAGCAGGAAGTCGAGGCAGCTGCTGCATTTGGCCGTCACACTCGTCCAGGTCTGCCAGGTCAACATCCCAGTCATCGAAATCATCCTGAGCCACGCAGGGCTTCAGCAGCACCGTTGAATGACTCTGTTGTGATGCCAAATGTGCGGGAGGAGGGAGCTGAgctgaagaggaggatgagaagGAGGAGAGTTGCCTCAAACCCGAAGCAACAGTtcgaccagcagcagcagcagcagcagcagcagcattcgTGCCACTGCTTAATGCTGTGCCACCACACGGGGCAGCTGATTTGCCTCCAGTTTGCTGAAGGCAAATGTTCTCCATCTCTCTGTGAGCAACCGAGGAGGCACGCAGGGCGCAGGATGACACAGCAGCTGCCACATCGGCTGGTCCGGACGCTGAGCAGGCAGCCCAGTCTGTCCCAAGCAGGTCCtgggacacacaaaaaaaaacacagagagacacacacacacacacacacagtgggagGGAAGGCAAGCAGAAGGAGCATCATTATATTACAGAACACTGACAATTAAGTAACAGTGAAAATCGGGTGTGCAAAAGCCTGCTGTTAATCACCTCATCATCAAAGTCCTCGCCAATGCTGAACAGGCCACTTAATTTGCAGGTCTGTaacagaagtttaaaaaaaatgtatttgcgTTAATAAACGTCCAGATGCTACTTAGCATATAAAAatgccccccccccaaaaaaaaacaaaaaacaaaaacaaaaaccaaaaacgtGTCCTTCATTGGTGTTTCTGTGAGTGGTGACTGTGTTGTTAGCACATTAGCTCAGTTTGTAGTTTGGCTCACTTACCATCGCAGTCATGAGATATCGCGATGAAAGCCGTTTTTCACAAGTTTGGACAAACACACCAAACTTAATAAGACACACAATGCCATCCAATATCAGCGTTTGAATAGAACTTCTTCTCTCTTATCGATATATGTGCTTTGGCGAGAAAACGCGACTAGCTAACAGGCTAGTAGAATCTTTTCTCGACTGGTGCTGCTCCTGCTTGGTACCCGCCGTACGTTCAAACATGACGTGATGACGTCAGGCGTGTTTATACAAAGAGTGTGGAAGTAGAGCAAGATGACTCACTCCTCATCAAATCTGACGCGTGTTTCATAGGACTAGATTTCACTCATTTAATGCTATTCATTTATGCATAAATTAATCAAAGCTTAATTTACACTCAAAGTACACTTAAGTATAGAGGTCTTATTTATAATGTAGctgaatgagaaaataaaagacacacaaataagAAACTTGGATAACAACaacttaaaaatacaaaaaggcaAAGtcagtaaaattttaaaaaaaaaaagaaagaaagaaaaaacattgacTGGAGGTGAGTTAACACATGCACatccattattttttaaattcttaaaattcATTGGATTTGCTACACATGCTGTTTTTGTGACTTGTAATACATACTGTTTGTTAACCTGAAATGCTTGCTTTCTTCCCTTCTTCTGAATATTTgatctttctttaaaaatgttgtacTTGTCTGTGCTTACTGTAATGCACCAAATAACCACATCAAATTTCTCATATGTGAAAACTGATGTGGCAAcaggagaaaaaatattttataacaaCACAGATTTCCTCAGACTCTAACTGCAttatatttaattatattttgaaGTGTAACCTGGTggctggatttttttgttttcatttagataaataagaacatttccaccatGAATTGATCTGGAAGTAGAACAAATAGTTCACAAAAAATCACTAGCATGCAGGAAATTATATTAGGTCCTTGATGCTCAAAACTTACTGGGTGAGGACGACCAGCCTTCTACACAATGTATATCTCTAAATGGTCAACAAAATCCCATGAAGGAAAATTGATGTGCAAAAAAACAATTCATGCATTTACATGGTTTTACATCATAACGATAAGTACTTAAATAAACAGCTCTTAGTCAAATATCCCCTGTAAAGTCAAACTGCCTTTTTTCCTctcacagatatttattttatagctTACTTTTGCATAATATGTGGATTTGAGGACACTCTCATAATGCAAATTTCCTCGTTCTAGTCTTTGAATCATTTGGAAGCATGCATTTACAAGCTTTAATCCTTATATTCCTGAAAATCTAATACTGTGGCATCAAAAATCCTTCAGTCTGTGCCCTGCAGCACATTCTTTTTTAGTTGTGATCCTGACCTGTTCTTCTATAAACTGGATTAAGACACAGTGGATCTTGACATTCCCTTGTTCTTTGCTTTGCTTTACTGTTCAGAGAAATTAATCCTGGGTCTACTCTGCCATCCAGTGGCTGCTGTGGACAAGACTGGTATCAACTTGCATTCTGATCTAATAATAACTAGTGCTGAACTTGTGCTTGAGCAACAATCTTGTGACTGTGTCCACAAAGCAAGGACATTTAATTTCTCCATAATTAGCTTAATTTAAGCAAATTGGGACTGATTCCTATAATGAAAGTGTTTACCTGACCTCTGTTCGGACTCCTGTGACTCTGGGCAGCTCCAGTAAAGGGTGAGTAGCAGCTGCAGGTTGACATTTCTGCAAACAGTAACTGCACAGTGCTTCAGAGACAAGACACTCAGAAGGTTCACGTATGGACTACCTGCtcagataaaacagaaaaatggttTCCTTTCTCTTAATAAGCtgtaaaaattaatatttttatctgAATGACTTTAAGGTGTCATGTCCAAAGAGACATTTCCATTCTCCTCTACCtcactgcgctctctgaggcTGGAGCAGGAGTTGCAGGATTGGGAGGATGCACGGCGAGCGTTGGCTCACAGGAGAGCCATGACCCGGGCCCCGCTGCCTCGTGCTCCCAGGCCTCCTCccaggcagcagcagcggctCCAGGAGGTCCGAGCTCCTCCACCGCAGGTCCACTGCAGAGACACCAGCATCCACAACACCTTCATGTGTGGAGACATGAAAGGAGTTTATGCTGTCCTGAAGGACCCTGCAATGGTCAACGCCCTGATGGAGACGGTGCACGAGGAGATGGTGTGGACTCCAGAGATGGGTACGACTTTGAACATCTGATCATTTATACCGATATCACCACTACTACTGATTGGACTATGTTTCTTCTCCTGTGTTAGGCATGTGGACGCTGAGCTCAAAGGTGAAACAGACCTCAGCTCTCCGTCTGGCTGCCAGCAGAGGACACACCGGCTGtgtggaggagctgctgtttCGTGGAGCTGAGGTGAATGACGACCCTGGAGGCAGCACGGCCCTCCACGATGCCTGTATAGGAGGTCATTCTGTCTgtgtccagctgctgctgtctcaTGGAGCAGATCCTGAACTTTTGGCTGCAGATGGTACCGCTCCTCTTCACCTCTGTACTTCTGCCCAGTCATTCCAGTGAGTGGAAGAGAAgttgacaactttttttttaaataattcacatTAGTATCTGCATAAAAAATTTTGTTCTCTATTAGGCTCATGTAAACTAAAGCTGAGTTTCGTCCtaatttgtacaaaaatgtTCATCTTTAACAAACATTTCTGCTACTGTTGtcaaatattatttatatacagtataatgAAGCAAATGGTTTTCCAGCTGAAACTAAATGATGCTGGTAAGTCATGAccataatgtgtgtttttccaaGTTGTGCTGACCTGCTTCTAGAAGGAGGTGCAGAGGTCAATGTGAGGACCAGAGAGTCGAGACTGACACCTTTACATGTGGCCGCTCGGCGAGCCCTGGAGGAGCACGTGGAGCTCTTCCTGAGCCACGGAGCAGACGTTTTAGCCACAAATCGAGAGGGGGAAACGCCTCTGAACGCTGCCTGCTCTGGAGCCGAGAGGCCATCTGAGGCCGGACGTTACCTCCGTGTGATTCAAAGACTGTTGGATGCAGGAGCTGATCCTAAAACTGCCGGCAGGAAGCAGCACACCCCGCTGCACAACGCCTGTGCAAACTGTTGCCACAGGATCGTAGACGTCCTCCTGCAACATGGAGCGAAGGCTGATGTTGAGAACTGCGCGGGATACACGCCGATGGACTGTTTGCTGCAGGTAGCAGATGAGAACTGTTGGAGATTTAAGGAAAACAAGTTTATTGCTGTAAATACAGTCATACTTTTGTTCTTGGTCCTTTAGGTGGTCGAGGATTTCCCAGACCAGCAACCTGAAGCAATAGCACGGTCTCTTCTGAACCATGGAGCGAAGCCGGTTTCCCCAAAGGTTCAGTCAAACAGCAACACTGGCAGAATGCGGTAACTGCTGTATGTTGAATCAGCAGTTACCACATTCTGTTAGTGTAGAGACTCACATTGTCTATCCTATCAGTCAAACACATGATGCTCCTTTGATCTTTGATCCTGTGAAAACACATATGACTCTGCAAACGTGcagtaaataaccacaacagaAAGTAGCCAGataaagttccttgaagatttCTGTACTTTTACCATCCATGCTTGGCTTGTTCATATATTGTGGAGGGGAAGACAACCCCGTTTATACATCACAAATTCTGCTATTAAACATGAAAAAGTCCTTCAGGAAAGTGTGCAGAAATGCAATCTTACAGAAGAGATACATAATGGCATTGACACTCAGACATTTGGAGGGAAGAAGCCTTAAAAGTCACCAAGTGTGGAGATTGGGAGTGGGCCATCGAGACAGACGAGCGTGCCCGTTCACACTCACACCTGCGACCAATTTAGGACCACCAGTTAACCTCACATGGAACAGTCAAATGTTAGCcatcttaaatgttttgtttgttgatcTAAATCCTCTCCACTTAAATTGCACCGGGAGGACAAATTCAGTtttttgaattgaactgaataaaactgaatctgACCAGTATTTTCATGCACTAATAGTCAAGATAAATGAGAAGTTGTTTGAGGAAATATCGTGCAAGCTAAGgcaaaaaaactatttcaaaaaaaaaaccacactaAATATGTTCTAGAATtccactcagacacacaaagaatAATCCCTAAAATCTGGTTTCTTTACTCTTTTGACGTA
This window harbors:
- the hrob gene encoding homologous recombination OB-fold protein, translating into MTAMTCKLSGLFSIGEDFDDEDLLGTDWAACSASGPADVAAAVSSCALRASSVAHREMENICLQQTGGKSAAPCGGTALSSGTNAAAAAAAAAGRTVASGLRQLSSFSSSSSAQLPPPAHLASQQSHSTVLLKPCVAQDDFDDWDVDLADLDECDGQMQQLPRLPAPSTPAAPTVKPSSSAKTLRPLTSGGPLSDWTLRGLSKTSSLSNHNVPPRTLSVLQAVNSRPSPLHSPGVFPSRPATSPSPSTFSRTLQQPHNPQVTPRPSPQTRSLFETISPAPSSSPSSNLSPHPLHTPVLTNRLVQLVSASNKLPKKRPRSEPHRTRTRRFPGPAGLLPQQPQGQNLEEIVVSVPQTPAHGAVARLPSQGSSSQAEEDEFSGGAWAAMKAEMGLDERNPSCFLHSYSVVMVLRKAALKQLARNKVPNMAVLLKNIIHTHADARAVFKDPTGEIQGTVHRRLLEDRVEELKVGAVLLLKQVGVFSPSHRNHYLNVTPNNLLRIYSPDGVSLSSTQLPPLVLEPLLLSPAWRPDVLREPVSRMQLVFDEEDEEGRGPGAPADTRSSRGPQECAGNPTPQEPGWDADDDLDELLGELPEDTYSL
- the asb16 gene encoding ankyrin repeat and SOCS box protein 16, which produces MSKETFPFSSTSLRSLRLEQELQDWEDARRALAHRRAMTRAPLPRAPRPPPRQQQRLQEVRAPPPQVHCRDTSIHNTFMCGDMKGVYAVLKDPAMVNALMETVHEEMVWTPEMGMWTLSSKVKQTSALRLAASRGHTGCVEELLFRGAEVNDDPGGSTALHDACIGGHSVCVQLLLSHGADPELLAADGTAPLHLCTSAQSFHCADLLLEGGAEVNVRTRESRLTPLHVAARRALEEHVELFLSHGADVLATNREGETPLNAACSGAERPSEAGRYLRVIQRLLDAGADPKTAGRKQHTPLHNACANCCHRIVDVLLQHGAKADVENCAGYTPMDCLLQVVEDFPDQQPEAIARSLLNHGAKPVSPKELKQCLLSPATLEVMLNSYTSISPCDWMDSSDPFFQLLRQRSGQPRSLQHLCRCALRQRLGARCHSAVSKLDIPGSVMDYLLLSNDGTLY